Part of the Lycium ferocissimum isolate CSIRO_LF1 chromosome 6, AGI_CSIRO_Lferr_CH_V1, whole genome shotgun sequence genome, TCGGGCTGTTAAGATGTGAACATCTTGACAATAAATGCCTTTACAATCATCAGTTTGAGTCTGTTCAATATCAATACATTCCCTTAAATACAGGGTTTGTCCGGCAAATGCTAGCTCCATATTCCTCATATTCTGCCTTTGTATGGCAAGcctaacataaaaaaaaatgataataaaaaaaaaaaagagatttagATTTTCCTGTTTGGACGCAATGCATAAACCAGTAAATATTTACAAGGATTAACTTCATTTGCAGTAATTAACTACAATCAGATAAAATAGAAACAAGAAGTATAAACATACCGCAAAAAATTCCGGAGTTGAAGCTAGTACAGAACCTCCAAACCAAACTGCATATCTCTGGATAGGATTACTGACCACATTCACTTCAACTGGATGTGCCTGAGTTTGAATTCCAGCAGTCAAGCATCATTGATATATCagagaaaatatttattcttcccCTAAAATTCAGGTGAGAAATGGAAGGGACGAACACTTACTTTGACATTTCCACCTAACCGAGTATCTGATGCAAGAATACGGTCATCCACAATCTTCTTGAGATCTCGCTGCAATCTTCTATGGAAGTCTTTGAACATGGTTGACCCTCCAGAGAGAACAATATTCTGAATTTCAACGAGTGCACAACATATCAAACTCACATCGAAAAGggtatggtgttgttgttaCATAGAAAAAGGGGTTCATACATTCAAGATACAAGGAACAGTTTTGTTGATCATAATAACTGAATCACTAAAGAACAGTTTGGCGGAATCACAAAATTACCTTATATAAAGCTCTTCTTGTGTCTATTGGCGCAGACTGAATACATTTGTCAATCACCTCAGGTAAAGGGGTCGTAAAATCACTACTATAAATCTCAGGACTGAAGAAAACCTGCGAACACAATTCATAAAGCCAACTTATGAATAAAGCATCTGAAGCTAATCACCATCAAAAAATTCCTATCTTATCCAGCTCTACGTTGATTTAGGTTCAaagctcctttttctttttctttttcttttttttttaatttctaccACACCCATAGTGGTTCCCAGACTATCGTCCAGCATGACTCGAGCATCAGACCAGTAAGCTGGGTCAAGAGGCGTTCCCTAAAAGTTAAATGAACATGGATGCTATCTTGATTTCTTCAATTAACTTGGGTATTTTCACTAAAAAATGGTTTAGCAAAAAAGCTACTCCATGCAGAAAAAGCAGAGCAGGGTTTGAGCTGTACGTGTCTGGACACTTCAGGAGAGATTTGGTAAAACATGAAGGAGACAATACCAATTCATTGACGCATCTTGTAACCTCTACTCCAGTAAGCTAACAAGCAcattgaaagcaaaactttatAGCTTAAGAGATTCAAAACTTGAAGCTAGAGGATAAAGCAGACCTCAGGACCAAGAAATCGCTCATAGCCAACATCACATGAATAAGGTGCTCCTGTCTTCGGTTTTGTACCTCTCCAGTGCTTGATGTACTTCCCTGGTTCTTTATCATGCTTATTGAACTCCTGAAATCATTTTACAATAAGGACCTATTACAAGTAAAAATCAGTTGTAACCTCCAGCCTCAGATGCAAACAGAGATTCTGAGTTTAAATCATGGCATAATTAGCTTGCCCTAATTCACAAAAATGTCGAACAGACACTGAAGTTTGAGAACTAAATGGAAGAACAAGCGACACTGGATGGATTATCAGAAAAAACTTCAAACCTTTGTTTTATCAACTCTTTCAACTTATTCCTTTTTACTCCTTTTGCATATACTCATACAAATAGATAATACCTTCACAATGTCAGAACAAGTGTAGCAATGCATTTCCTTCACTTTTCGTGCTATTTCAAAGGAATCTTCTGCTGGAACATGTTCGCCCCTTTCCTGCATtgaataatcaaaataagttGTAATCTTTCGAAGCTTGATTAAACAATGAGATACCAGCTTAGAAACTGAGAGATATCACACACCCAACATGCTCATGTCTGAGTTGTGGCTACCCTACTAAGCAATCATTACTTTTAGATTTCCCACAGGTTATGGACATCTGGTACTAATTGATCTGAGCAATGGAGAATAAAACTTGTGCATGACAAGTCATTGGAGGAACAAAATCATTAATTATCTAATCT contains:
- the LOC132059716 gene encoding actin-related protein 3-like isoform X2, producing MGFAGNVEPSFILPTVVASNESFVNQPRALTKSNNWLAQHSAGVMADLDFFIGEEGLSRSKSSSTYNLSYPIKHGQVDNWDSMERFWQQCIFNYLRCDPEDHYFLLTESPMTAPENREYTGEIMFETFNVPGLYIAVQPVLALAAGYTASKCEMTGVVVDIGDGATHVVPVAEGYVIGSSIKSIPVAGKDVTLFVQQLMKERGEHVPAEDSFEIARKVKEMHCYTCSDIVKEFNKHDKEPGKYIKHWRGTKPKTGAPYSCDVGYERFLGPEVFFSPEIYSSDFTTPLPEVIDKCIQSAPIDTRRALYKNIVLSGGSTMFKDFHRRLQRDLKKIVDDRILASDTRLGGNVKAHPVEVNVVSNPIQRYAVWFGGSVLASTPEFFAACHTKAEYEEYGASICRTNPVFKGMY
- the LOC132059716 gene encoding actin-related protein 3-like isoform X3 produces the protein MDPSTSRPAVVIDNGTGYTKMGFAGNVEPSFILPTVVASNESFVNQPRALTKSNNWLAQHSAGVMADLDFFIGEEGLSRSKSSSTYNLSYPIKHGQVDNWDSMERFWQQCIFNYLRCDPEDHYFLLTESPMTAPENREYTGEIMFETFNVPGLYIAVQPVLALAAGYTASKERGEHVPAEDSFEIARKVKEMHCYTCSDIVKEFNKHDKEPGKYIKHWRGTKPKTGAPYSCDVGYERFLGPEVFFSPEIYSSDFTTPLPEVIDKCIQSAPIDTRRALYKNIVLSGGSTMFKDFHRRLQRDLKKIVDDRILASDTRLGGNVKAHPVEVNVVSNPIQRYAVWFGGSVLASTPEFFAACHTKAEYEEYGASICRTNPVFKGMY